The following coding sequences are from one Paenibacillus sp. JDR-2 window:
- a CDS encoding ABC-F family ATP-binding cassette domain-containing protein, with protein sequence MISTSGITLRFGKKPLFEDVNIKFTPGNCYGLIGANGAGKSTFLKILSGEVEQSSGEVHITPGERLAVLKQNHFEYDEFNVLETVIMGHKKLYDVMKEKDALYAKADFTDEDGMRAGELEAEFADMNGWEAESQAAEMLNGLGITPDLHDKKMAELGGNEKVRVLLAQALFGEPNILLLDEPTNHLDIESIRWLEDFLSGYEGTVVVVSHDRHFLNTVCTHIADIDFGKIQMYVGNYDFWYESSQLALALQRGENKKKEDKIKELQAFIQRFSANKSKSKQATSRKKLLDKITLDDIRPSNRKYPFIHFKGEREAGKSLLLVEGLTKTIDGEKVIDNLTIAVNKGDKIAFVGPNGLPKTVLFQLLMGELEADAGTFQWGVTTTQGYFPKDNAPYFDGVELNLVEWLRQYSKDPDETFIRGFLGRMLFSGDDAIKKASVLSGGEKVRCMLSKIMLSGANVFVLDEPTNHLDLESITALNNGLTDTDCTVLFTSHDHQFVQTIANRIMEITPNGLIDRMMSYDEYLESEEIKALRERMYAV encoded by the coding sequence ATGATTAGTACAAGCGGCATAACGCTTCGCTTCGGGAAGAAGCCACTATTCGAAGATGTAAATATTAAATTTACGCCTGGCAACTGCTATGGCTTGATTGGCGCGAATGGCGCAGGTAAATCGACGTTTCTGAAAATTTTGTCCGGCGAGGTTGAACAGTCCAGCGGGGAAGTTCATATTACGCCGGGCGAACGCCTTGCGGTACTCAAGCAGAACCATTTCGAATACGATGAGTTCAACGTCCTCGAAACGGTTATTATGGGTCACAAGAAACTGTATGACGTAATGAAAGAGAAGGACGCCCTTTACGCGAAAGCTGACTTCACCGACGAAGACGGCATGCGCGCAGGCGAACTGGAAGCTGAATTCGCGGATATGAACGGCTGGGAAGCGGAATCGCAAGCGGCTGAGATGCTGAACGGCCTTGGCATTACGCCGGATCTGCACGACAAGAAAATGGCGGAGCTGGGCGGCAACGAGAAAGTACGCGTCTTGCTTGCGCAAGCGTTGTTCGGCGAACCGAACATCCTTCTCCTCGACGAGCCTACCAACCATTTGGACATTGAATCGATCCGTTGGCTGGAAGATTTCCTGTCCGGCTATGAAGGCACCGTAGTGGTAGTCAGCCATGACCGTCACTTCCTGAATACCGTATGTACGCACATTGCGGATATCGACTTTGGCAAAATCCAGATGTACGTGGGCAACTATGACTTCTGGTACGAATCCAGTCAGCTGGCTCTCGCGCTCCAACGCGGCGAGAACAAGAAGAAAGAAGATAAGATTAAAGAGCTTCAAGCGTTTATTCAACGCTTCAGTGCGAATAAATCGAAGTCCAAGCAAGCGACTTCCCGTAAAAAATTGCTGGACAAAATTACGCTCGACGACATTCGTCCGTCGAACCGCAAATATCCGTTTATCCATTTCAAAGGCGAACGCGAAGCGGGCAAATCCTTGCTGCTTGTTGAAGGTCTGACGAAGACGATCGACGGTGAGAAGGTTATTGATAACCTGACGATTGCGGTCAACAAAGGCGACAAAATCGCTTTTGTAGGACCTAACGGCCTTCCGAAGACGGTTCTGTTCCAATTGCTGATGGGCGAATTGGAAGCAGATGCCGGTACGTTCCAATGGGGGGTTACAACAACGCAAGGCTACTTCCCGAAAGACAACGCGCCTTACTTCGACGGCGTTGAGCTGAACCTTGTGGAATGGCTTCGCCAATACTCCAAGGATCCGGACGAAACGTTTATCCGCGGCTTCCTGGGTAGAATGCTCTTCTCCGGCGACGATGCGATCAAGAAAGCATCGGTTCTGTCCGGTGGCGAGAAAGTGCGCTGCATGCTTTCCAAAATCATGCTGAGCGGCGCAAACGTGTTTGTTCTCGACGAGCCTACGAACCATTTGGACCTTGAGTCCATTACAGCGCTTAACAACGGTCTGACCGATACGGACTGCACGGTTCTGTTTACATCGCATGACCATCAGTTTGTGCAAACCATTGCGAACCGTATCATGGAGATTACGCCGAACGGCTTGATCGACAGAATGATGTCTTATGACGAGTACCTCGAGAGCGAAGAGATTAAAGCTCTCCGCGAGCGTATGTACGCGGTATAA
- a CDS encoding virulence factor, whose protein sequence is MKLISIEPTPSPNSMKLNVDESLPRGIRQSYTKKEIESAPEPLKALLAIEGVRSIFRTADFIALDRVASADWARILADARTLLQGGNDGDAAAGAALAAESYGEAHVLVQMYRGIPMQVRVKNGEREARSALPQKFTDAVTEAAGASMIRERKLEEFGVRYGELEEIAAEIVKELEAAYTPDRLKELISAAQALGPGEESAAPARPAPLSREEIAERFESPEWQVRYAALERMAPEPELLPLIAKALHDENMSIRRLAVVYLGDLRTPEAMPYLFEALRDKSVSVRRTAGDTLSDWGDPAATGPMIDALRDPNKLVRWRAARFLYEAGDESAVEALREAAKDAEFEIQLQAQIALERIERGEEAAGSVWQQMTAARSRDQQQ, encoded by the coding sequence ATGAAACTTATTTCAATAGAACCAACCCCAAGTCCAAATTCCATGAAGCTGAACGTGGATGAATCGCTTCCGCGCGGCATCAGACAATCCTATACAAAAAAAGAAATCGAGTCCGCACCTGAGCCGCTGAAGGCGCTCCTCGCCATCGAAGGCGTGCGGAGCATCTTCCGCACGGCCGACTTTATCGCGCTGGACCGCGTTGCAAGCGCGGACTGGGCGCGTATTCTCGCCGACGCGCGAACGCTGCTGCAAGGCGGCAATGACGGCGACGCCGCAGCAGGAGCCGCGCTTGCGGCCGAGAGCTACGGCGAGGCGCATGTGCTTGTGCAAATGTACCGGGGTATCCCGATGCAGGTACGCGTGAAGAACGGCGAGCGCGAAGCCCGCTCCGCGCTGCCGCAGAAATTCACCGATGCCGTAACCGAAGCGGCCGGTGCTTCGATGATCCGCGAACGGAAGCTGGAGGAATTTGGCGTTCGTTACGGCGAGCTTGAGGAGATTGCAGCCGAGATCGTGAAGGAGCTGGAGGCTGCTTATACGCCTGATCGGCTGAAAGAGCTTATCTCGGCAGCCCAGGCGTTAGGACCCGGCGAAGAATCCGCTGCCCCTGCTAGACCGGCACCGCTGTCGCGCGAAGAAATCGCCGAGCGCTTCGAGTCCCCGGAATGGCAGGTCCGTTACGCCGCTCTGGAGCGGATGGCTCCGGAGCCCGAACTGCTGCCGCTGATTGCAAAAGCGCTGCATGACGAGAACATGTCGATCCGCCGTCTTGCCGTCGTTTATCTTGGCGATCTGCGCACGCCGGAAGCCATGCCTTACCTGTTCGAGGCGCTGCGCGACAAATCCGTATCCGTACGCCGTACAGCCGGCGATACGTTGTCCGATTGGGGCGATCCGGCTGCAACCGGCCCGATGATTGACGCGCTGCGCGATCCGAACAAGCTTGTCCGCTGGCGCGCTGCGCGCTTCCTGTATGAAGCCGGCGACGAGAGCGCCGTGGAAGCGCTGCGCGAAGCAGCGAAGGACGCCGAGTTCGAGATCCAGCTGCAAGCGCAGATCGCGCTGGAGCGGATCGAGCGCGGCGAGGAAGCTGCCGGCTCGGTATGGCAGCAGATGACCGCTGCCAGAAGCCGCGATCAGCAGCAGTAA
- a CDS encoding cation diffusion facilitator family transporter has protein sequence MNQYEEIKQGEKGALVSIGAYIGLSAIKLGAGYWFASGALVADGFNNLTDIIASVAVLVGLRISQKPPDKDHPYGHFRAETIAALIASFIMATVGLQVIINTVRSLFAGGQTVPSLTSAWVALFAAACMGAVYFYNRRLANRINNQALHAAAKDNLSDTLVSIGAAVGIIGAQFGLPWLDPVAALAVGAIICKTAWDIFYSSTHALTDGFDANELMTLRSTIERTKGVKSIKDIKARVHGSNVLIDVIVQVDPGLTLIESHRISDEIEQQMEGKHNIMSVHVHVEPHEEPLSSPSPLH, from the coding sequence ATGAACCAGTATGAAGAGATCAAGCAGGGCGAGAAAGGAGCCTTGGTCAGCATCGGGGCTTATATCGGGCTGTCGGCTATCAAGCTAGGCGCCGGCTATTGGTTTGCCTCTGGAGCGCTCGTTGCGGACGGCTTTAATAACCTGACGGATATTATTGCTTCGGTTGCTGTGCTGGTAGGTCTCCGCATCTCTCAGAAGCCGCCCGACAAGGATCACCCTTACGGACATTTCAGGGCAGAGACGATTGCGGCGCTTATTGCTTCGTTTATAATGGCGACGGTAGGCCTGCAGGTGATTATCAATACGGTACGTTCTTTATTCGCAGGAGGGCAGACCGTGCCTTCGCTGACTTCAGCATGGGTTGCTTTGTTCGCGGCAGCCTGTATGGGTGCCGTATATTTCTATAACCGCAGGTTGGCTAACCGGATTAATAACCAGGCTTTGCATGCGGCGGCAAAAGATAATCTATCTGACACGCTTGTCAGTATCGGCGCAGCGGTTGGAATTATCGGCGCTCAGTTTGGCCTGCCTTGGCTGGATCCGGTGGCCGCACTTGCGGTTGGCGCCATTATATGCAAAACCGCCTGGGACATTTTCTACAGCTCGACCCATGCTCTGACGGATGGCTTTGATGCCAACGAGCTGATGACGCTGCGTTCCACTATCGAGCGGACGAAAGGCGTCAAATCCATTAAAGACATAAAGGCCCGCGTACACGGGAGCAATGTGCTCATCGATGTGATCGTGCAGGTTGATCCCGGTTTGACGCTTATTGAAAGTCATCGGATCAGCGATGAGATTGAGCAGCAGATGGAAGGCAAACATAATATTATGAGCGTCCATGTTCATGTGGAGCCGCATGAGGAGCCCTTATCCAGTCCTAGTCCTCTGCATTAA
- a CDS encoding LTA synthase family protein, whose product MKGRRFVLTNGYRWKALLNKPFVVFSIIMILKMLLVWIIVFDGGTGDIVKMLLTGISSIGFIFCLIEAFAYRKKFMTYLILDLILTGVYFAVIMYYKYFGVIVTYHELRQVNQVGEVNSSVFSLMDPYFLFIFTDIVFLFIMIASSKRFRAWSRTLSVKGRRSWFVAGQVLAVAACAIAILPYRQDMNEFQQAKNMGILNYEIYATFAPSKDLPINAEEVTPAMVEQEKGSAQPAQPAYWEAAKGKNVIVIQLEAFQNFLINLKIDGKEITPNMNKLAADHFYFPHFFQQVGQGNTADAEFVVNTSLYVPPNGAASEVYANKELPSMPKAFAANGYQTATFHTNNVMFWNRDQLYKALGWGKYYDDRFFGKEDPVAFGPSDEVLYAKTADELARMQQTGQPFYVQLISMSGHHPFRIPESKYKMELPDRYKNTLVGDYIEAQNYADYALGQLIDELKKNGVWDNSVIVLYGDHQGLPIYSLNTNEKKLMKEIYGRDYTLPDMMNIPLIMSVPNQTPQVFPQVGGQSDIFPTISNLIGVSLKDQVHFGQDLLNHTSNILPERYYLPTGSFITDKGAFVPGSGYPDGITYPIAGGPVTTPQDTEDTYTRAHRLISMSDEYVASLPEWNKKVTPADDTKQVASVK is encoded by the coding sequence ATGAAAGGGAGACGATTCGTTTTGACTAACGGATATCGGTGGAAGGCACTGCTGAACAAGCCTTTTGTTGTCTTTTCCATCATTATGATTCTAAAAATGCTCCTCGTCTGGATCATCGTATTCGATGGCGGTACGGGAGATATCGTTAAAATGCTGTTGACCGGCATTTCATCAATCGGATTTATTTTCTGTCTTATTGAAGCATTCGCTTACAGGAAGAAGTTCATGACTTACCTGATCCTCGACCTCATTTTAACCGGTGTTTATTTTGCCGTTATTATGTACTACAAATATTTCGGCGTTATCGTTACTTATCATGAGCTGCGCCAGGTGAACCAGGTAGGCGAGGTGAACAGCAGCGTCTTCTCGCTGATGGATCCTTACTTCTTGTTTATCTTTACGGATATCGTGTTCCTGTTCATCATGATTGCCAGCAGCAAACGATTCCGCGCTTGGAGCCGCACGTTGTCGGTCAAAGGCAGAAGAAGCTGGTTTGTGGCTGGACAAGTGCTTGCGGTTGCCGCTTGCGCCATTGCCATTCTCCCTTACCGCCAGGATATGAACGAATTCCAGCAGGCGAAAAACATGGGGATCCTGAACTACGAGATCTATGCGACCTTTGCTCCTTCCAAGGACCTGCCGATTAACGCGGAGGAAGTAACGCCGGCAATGGTCGAGCAGGAAAAAGGAAGCGCCCAGCCCGCACAGCCGGCCTACTGGGAAGCAGCAAAAGGGAAAAACGTTATTGTTATTCAGCTTGAAGCATTCCAGAATTTCCTCATTAACTTGAAAATCGACGGCAAAGAAATTACGCCGAATATGAATAAGCTGGCTGCGGATCATTTCTACTTCCCGCATTTCTTCCAGCAAGTGGGGCAAGGCAATACGGCGGATGCCGAGTTTGTCGTAAATACCTCGCTTTACGTACCGCCTAACGGCGCGGCTTCCGAGGTATATGCAAACAAGGAACTGCCAAGCATGCCGAAGGCTTTTGCCGCTAACGGCTACCAGACAGCGACTTTCCATACGAACAACGTCATGTTCTGGAACCGCGACCAGCTGTATAAGGCGCTTGGTTGGGGCAAATATTATGATGACCGGTTCTTTGGCAAAGAGGATCCCGTTGCCTTTGGTCCTTCCGATGAAGTTCTGTACGCGAAGACGGCCGATGAGCTTGCGCGCATGCAGCAGACCGGCCAGCCGTTTTATGTTCAGCTGATTTCCATGTCCGGCCATCATCCGTTCCGTATTCCGGAAAGCAAATATAAGATGGAACTGCCCGACCGTTATAAAAACACGCTTGTCGGCGACTATATTGAAGCCCAGAACTACGCGGATTACGCGCTTGGCCAATTGATCGACGAGCTCAAGAAAAACGGCGTCTGGGATAACAGCGTAATCGTCTTGTACGGCGATCATCAAGGACTGCCGATATACTCCCTGAACACCAATGAGAAGAAGCTGATGAAGGAAATTTACGGCCGTGACTATACGCTGCCGGATATGATGAATATCCCGCTGATTATGTCCGTGCCTAATCAAACTCCTCAGGTCTTCCCTCAGGTTGGCGGACAGTCGGATATATTCCCGACCATCTCGAACCTGATTGGCGTTTCGCTTAAGGATCAGGTCCACTTCGGACAGGATCTGCTCAATCATACAAGCAACATCTTGCCTGAACGTTACTACCTCCCTACCGGTTCCTTTATTACGGACAAAGGCGCATTTGTGCCAGGCTCGGGTTACCCGGACGGCATCACTTATCCGATCGCCGGCGGTCCTGTCACAACTCCGCAGGATACGGAGGACACTTATACGAGAGCACACCGACTGATCAGCATGTCGGATGAATATGTCGCATCGCTGCCGGAATGGAACAAGAAGGTTACGCCGGCGGATGATACAAAGCAGGTTGCATCAGTAAAATAA
- a CDS encoding MBL fold metallo-hydrolase, translated as MKHLKRWRQERLRKIKTKDYSYSIPNIEPDLPFLHENRVKPSLTWVGHSTFFIQLAGKNIITDPVWAGQMAFQRRLAPPGLPIDDVPPVDIILISHSHYDHLHIQSLRRLQGNKLLLVPAGLRTKLRLKGFTNVRELHWWESVVVDGIRITFVPSQHWTRRNLWDMNSSHWGGWVMEPARKDSLDPTIYFAGDSGYFSGFREIGSRFDIDVALMPIGAYEPEWFMGPQHVTPEEALRAFEDTGAKWFVPMHYGAFKLADDTPREALDRLANERERIGLEEQRVRILLHGETWRCPSRENNKREQE; from the coding sequence ATGAAGCATTTAAAGCGATGGCGCCAGGAGCGTCTCCGTAAAATAAAAACAAAGGATTATTCCTATTCCATTCCTAACATAGAGCCTGACCTTCCATTTTTGCATGAGAATCGGGTAAAGCCATCTTTGACATGGGTGGGGCATTCTACCTTCTTCATTCAGCTTGCCGGGAAAAATATTATCACCGATCCGGTCTGGGCGGGGCAGATGGCGTTTCAGAGGAGACTGGCACCTCCGGGGCTGCCGATTGACGATGTACCCCCGGTTGATATTATCCTTATCTCTCATTCCCATTACGATCATCTTCATATTCAATCGCTTCGGCGTCTTCAGGGCAACAAGCTGCTGCTGGTTCCGGCAGGGCTCCGCACAAAGCTCAGGCTGAAGGGATTTACGAATGTAAGGGAGCTGCACTGGTGGGAGTCTGTTGTTGTTGACGGCATCCGCATTACCTTCGTGCCATCGCAGCACTGGACCCGTCGCAATCTATGGGATATGAACAGCTCCCATTGGGGCGGGTGGGTTATGGAACCGGCCCGGAAGGATTCCTTGGATCCTACGATCTATTTTGCCGGTGACAGCGGTTATTTTTCCGGCTTCAGAGAAATTGGCAGCCGATTCGATATTGATGTGGCCTTAATGCCGATTGGCGCTTACGAGCCGGAATGGTTCATGGGACCTCAGCATGTGACGCCGGAGGAGGCGCTGCGGGCGTTTGAGGATACGGGAGCCAAATGGTTTGTGCCGATGCATTACGGGGCGTTCAAACTTGCCGACGATACGCCGCGCGAAGCTCTTGACCGGCTGGCAAACGAGCGGGAACGAATCGGGTTGGAGGAACAACGTGTCCGAATTCTCCTTCACGGCGAAACTTGGCGCTGTCCAAGCCGTGAAAATAACAAACGAGAACAAGAGTAA
- a CDS encoding Gfo/Idh/MocA family protein, translating into MSQPIRLGIIGAGAIGKVHLETFAKVGADSVYVAAITDAYLPLAAQRAEEFDIKTVHENPQALLEDPEIDAVVVGVPNQFHAPLAIEALKQGKHVLLEKPMAIDAEAARTIYEAQKASGKVLMMAQQMRWTGINRAIKARVENGDLGRIYNVKSGWVRKKGIPGWGSWFTRKDMAGGGPLIDIGVHMLDLSLYLMGNPKPVSVYGSTYAEFGPERRGIGTWGTPNWDGYYDVEDLATALIKFDNGATLSLDVSWAAHSAGMSQDPFIHLMGKEGGAALVGSDGKFVTHEGDEIVESNIEPLEGEEDRVLLSKHFVECVNEGKEPISSALSGYTNSRILDAIYESSRTGNEVKLNWD; encoded by the coding sequence ATGAGTCAGCCTATTCGTCTTGGCATAATTGGAGCAGGGGCTATCGGCAAGGTCCACTTGGAAACTTTCGCGAAGGTTGGAGCGGATTCGGTATACGTTGCCGCGATTACCGATGCCTATTTGCCGCTTGCCGCGCAAAGAGCAGAGGAGTTTGACATAAAGACGGTTCACGAGAACCCGCAGGCCTTGCTGGAGGATCCGGAGATCGATGCCGTCGTCGTTGGCGTTCCGAACCAGTTCCATGCCCCTTTAGCCATTGAAGCTTTAAAGCAGGGCAAGCATGTCTTGCTGGAGAAACCGATGGCGATTGATGCCGAGGCGGCCCGTACTATTTATGAAGCGCAGAAGGCTTCGGGCAAAGTGCTCATGATGGCGCAGCAAATGCGCTGGACCGGCATTAATCGCGCGATTAAAGCGCGTGTTGAGAACGGCGATCTTGGCCGAATCTATAACGTGAAATCCGGCTGGGTGCGCAAAAAAGGCATCCCGGGCTGGGGCTCCTGGTTTACCCGTAAGGATATGGCCGGCGGCGGCCCGCTGATCGACATCGGCGTTCATATGCTGGACCTGTCGCTCTATCTGATGGGCAATCCAAAGCCGGTATCGGTATACGGCTCCACTTACGCCGAATTTGGTCCGGAACGCCGCGGTATCGGCACTTGGGGTACACCGAACTGGGACGGCTACTATGATGTGGAAGATCTTGCAACGGCGCTGATCAAATTCGATAACGGTGCAACGCTGTCGCTTGATGTAAGCTGGGCCGCGCATTCGGCGGGCATGAGCCAGGATCCGTTTATCCACTTGATGGGCAAGGAAGGCGGCGCGGCGCTTGTTGGCAGCGACGGCAAATTCGTAACCCATGAAGGCGACGAGATTGTCGAGTCGAACATCGAGCCGCTTGAGGGCGAAGAAGACCGCGTGCTGCTGAGCAAGCATTTCGTGGAATGCGTTAACGAAGGCAAGGAGCCAATTTCCTCCGCGCTTTCGGGCTACACAAACAGCCGCATTTTGGACGCGATTTACGAATCGTCCCGTACCGGCAACGAAGTGAAACTGAACTGGGATTAA
- a CDS encoding transglutaminase domain-containing protein produces MRKTGWKIATVAALLAVAIGLNMKSDLFSVFASASSGGGGTIDQLEDELASQFQSRSEHFTLQYKGDKHKLSDGLQNTINLALAQDDYTAYILDSYLYTIRSWGNLSTIKLEARYRETTDQTAAVDAMVSKAIKQIITPQMNEHEKVKAIHDWIVNRLQYDETLKHYTAYDALTTGTAVCQGYSLLAYKMLKAVGIPVLIAEGKVKTGDHAWNMVQLGGNWYHLDMTWDDPVVKQAGTQQTESRLSYNYYLKTDDEMRVDHQWIKTYPTANHSYGSELSKLKSTDSGKADVYAKLITDLGLHWTEPENTVASLVELEQEIREAVMEQQTGMKFRYLQGSQLATDLPTAFKVAHVSVRYSARYEPYGNDGSMLVQVQLDYQ; encoded by the coding sequence ATGCGAAAAACAGGTTGGAAAATAGCGACAGTAGCGGCCTTGCTTGCCGTTGCCATTGGTTTAAATATGAAATCCGATCTGTTCTCTGTTTTTGCGTCTGCGTCAAGCGGCGGAGGCGGTACGATCGATCAGCTTGAGGATGAGCTGGCATCGCAATTTCAAAGCAGATCCGAGCATTTTACGCTTCAATATAAAGGAGACAAGCACAAGCTTTCCGACGGCTTGCAAAATACGATTAATCTGGCGCTTGCGCAGGATGATTACACCGCGTATATCCTTGACTCCTATCTTTATACAATCCGCAGCTGGGGTAATCTGTCCACCATAAAGCTGGAGGCCAGATACCGCGAAACGACGGACCAGACCGCTGCCGTTGATGCAATGGTGAGCAAAGCGATCAAGCAGATTATTACCCCGCAGATGAATGAGCATGAGAAGGTGAAGGCGATCCACGACTGGATTGTTAATAGACTTCAGTATGACGAGACCCTAAAGCATTACACCGCTTACGATGCTCTCACAACGGGAACCGCTGTATGTCAAGGTTATTCGCTACTTGCTTATAAAATGCTAAAAGCTGTCGGAATTCCTGTTCTTATTGCCGAGGGCAAAGTTAAGACCGGCGACCATGCCTGGAATATGGTGCAGCTCGGCGGCAATTGGTATCATCTCGATATGACCTGGGATGATCCCGTTGTGAAGCAAGCCGGCACGCAGCAGACCGAGTCCCGTCTCAGCTATAATTATTATTTGAAGACGGATGACGAGATGCGCGTCGATCATCAATGGATCAAAACCTATCCAACGGCGAACCATTCCTACGGCAGCGAGCTCAGCAAGCTGAAGAGCACGGACAGCGGGAAGGCGGATGTTTACGCTAAGCTCATCACCGATCTTGGCCTGCATTGGACGGAGCCGGAAAATACGGTAGCAAGCCTGGTAGAGCTGGAGCAGGAGATCCGCGAGGCTGTAATGGAGCAGCAGACGGGCATGAAGTTCCGTTATCTGCAAGGTTCGCAGCTTGCGACCGATCTGCCGACGGCCTTTAAGGTAGCGCATGTATCCGTTCGCTATTCGGCTCGTTACGAGCCATACGGCAATGACGGTTCGATGCTTGTGCAGGTTCAGCTGGATTATCAATAA
- a CDS encoding acyltransferase, with translation MNTTSLALQKRDKIPELSLVRAMAITGVLSVHSTSFATIAMINSKYFFLYNFFNIFMKIGTTTFIFLSSFVLFYNYYSRPLDKQLLGSFYKKRLLYIIIPYLVFSLFYFTILHFLYYPDRSLSNEIHRFIEKVLTGSAYTHLYFVFINIQFYLMFPLFLWLLKKYPRMVKWAIPAGFALQWGFFLLNKYGLPAPVPNRGSWSFSYFSYYLLGAALGIYYPKVKEWIIAAKENATAVRVTAWVILWACWIVAGLTHVYLYHETRLQKQSFNSTLFDLVWNIHGILTALVLLQLAFILTRKLPKAINRLIARLGSLSFGIYLIHPFFLLVYREFPPHAEAWMLHLWYLGGFALALAGSWFVVGFFARYVPFNWIAFGNLPKKQQQSFKPVRPERQLKA, from the coding sequence ATGAATACAACCTCACTAGCCTTGCAGAAAAGAGACAAGATTCCTGAACTATCCCTCGTAAGGGCGATGGCCATCACAGGTGTCCTGTCCGTTCACTCTACTTCATTTGCTACTATTGCTATGATAAATTCGAAATACTTCTTTCTTTATAATTTCTTCAATATTTTTATGAAAATCGGTACAACAACGTTTATTTTCTTAAGCAGCTTTGTCCTTTTTTACAACTATTATTCCCGTCCATTGGACAAGCAGCTGCTGGGGAGCTTCTACAAGAAACGGCTCCTGTATATTATTATTCCTTATCTTGTATTTTCATTGTTTTACTTTACGATTTTGCATTTCTTATATTACCCGGACCGCTCGCTGTCAAATGAGATTCATCGTTTCATTGAGAAAGTACTAACCGGCAGTGCCTACACGCATCTTTATTTTGTGTTTATCAACATTCAGTTTTATCTCATGTTCCCGCTTTTTTTATGGCTGTTAAAAAAGTATCCGCGTATGGTCAAATGGGCGATTCCTGCAGGCTTTGCCCTCCAATGGGGATTTTTCCTGCTTAACAAATACGGACTTCCGGCACCCGTCCCTAACCGCGGAAGCTGGTCGTTCTCCTACTTCTCGTATTATCTGCTTGGCGCTGCTCTAGGCATCTACTATCCGAAGGTGAAAGAATGGATAATCGCCGCTAAAGAAAATGCCACTGCCGTCCGCGTTACGGCATGGGTCATCTTATGGGCTTGCTGGATCGTTGCCGGCTTAACCCACGTGTATTTGTACCATGAAACGAGACTTCAAAAGCAATCCTTCAATTCAACGTTGTTTGATCTGGTGTGGAATATTCATGGCATACTAACCGCTCTCGTCCTCCTGCAATTGGCCTTTATCCTGACCAGGAAGCTGCCGAAGGCTATAAACAGACTGATCGCAAGACTTGGCTCCTTGTCTTTTGGCATATACCTGATCCATCCTTTCTTCCTGCTCGTCTACCGGGAATTCCCGCCTCACGCGGAAGCTTGGATGCTTCATCTATGGTATCTCGGCGGATTCGCACTCGCTCTTGCTGGATCATGGTTTGTAGTTGGTTTCTTCGCCCGTTACGTGCCCTTTAACTGGATAGCCTTCGGTAACCTCCCAAAGAAGCAACAACAGTCTTTCAAGCCGGTTCGCCCGGAAAGACAACTGAAGGCGTAA